A region of the Terriglobia bacterium genome:
GGCACCAACGATCTGACCCAAACCACCTTCGGTCTATCGCGCGACGATTCGGGCAAGTTTCTGCCTTACTACATCGAGCACCGGATCTTCGAGTATGACCCGTTCCAGGTTCTCGATCGTGAGGGGGTCGGTCAATTGGTGAGGATGGGCACGGAGAGAGGACGAAGCACCCGGAGCAATCTGAAGGTGGGGATTTGCGGCGAGCACGGCGGCGAGCCTTCGTCCGTCATCTTCTGTCACGAGGTGGGGCTGAATTACGTCTCCTGCTCCCCTTATCGCGTACCGATCGCGCGGCTCGCGGCCGCGCACGCCGCGCTCGGCACGCAAGAAAGTGTCTCGCGCACTGCTTGAAACGAGTACTGAGTTCCGAGTCTCCTGCGATGCTCGTGACCCGGAACTCAGTACTCAGCACTACGTCGTTCGGCTAGTCGTAATACTCCAGGCCCAGATGCGTGATCATTTCCTCGCCGCGCAGGTAGCGCAGCGTGTTTTTCAGCTTCATGAGCTGGATGAAAAGGTCATGCTCAGGGTAGAGTTCCGGAGCGCACATCGGGCTCTTGAAGTAGAAGGAGAGCCATTCCTGGATCCCCTTCATGCCGCAGCGATGGGCCAGATCAAGGAACAGGACCAGATCAAGGACCAGCGGTGCGGCCAGGATCGAATCCCGACAGAGGAAGTCCACCTTGATCTGCATCGGGTAGCCGAGCCAGCCAAAGATGTCGATGTTGTCCCAGCCCTCTTTGTTATCGCCGCGCGGCGGATAATAGTTGATGCGCACGCGGTGGGTGAAATTGGAGTAGAGGTCGGGGTAGACACTGGGTTGCAGAATCTGCGACAGGACCGAAAGCTTGCTCTCTTCTTTGGTTTTAAACGATTCGGGGTCGTCGAGCACTTCGCCGTCGCGGTTGCCCAGGATGTTGGTGGAGAACCAACCGTTCAAGCCCAGGAGGCGTGATTTCAGGCCCGGCGCCAGAATCGTCTTCATCAGGGTCTGGCCGGTCTTGAAATCCTTCCCGCAGATCGGCACGCAACGCTCATTGGCAAGTTGCAGCAGCGCGGGGATGTCGGCACTCAGATTGGGCGCCCCGTTGGCATACGGGATTCCGACCTTCAGAGCCGCGTAGGCATAGATCATGCTCGGTGCGATCGCGACGTCGTTCGCCGCCAGCCCTTTCTCGAAACTTGCGATCGTCTGGTGAACAGGCTTTTTCCTGAGGAAAATCTCGGTGCTGCCGCACCACACCATGACGACACGGTCGAGTTTGTTTTTCTTCTTGAAGTTGATGATGTCTTCCTGCAACTGCTCGGCCAGCTCCATCTTGTTTGCGGCCTTCTTGACGTTTGGCCCGTGCAGGCGTTTGACATAATAGTTGTCGAACGCCGCGGGCCAAGGCCGGATCTTCTTGAGCGCCGGCTTGACCGCATCCAGCAGGCTTTTTTCCAGCACTCCCGCATTGAGGCCGGCGGAATAGACGTCCTCCGTGAAGATGTCCCACCCGCCGAACACCAGGTCCTTCAAGGAGGCGAGCGGAACGAAGTCCTTGATTGCCGGAACGCGGCG
Encoded here:
- a CDS encoding inositol-3-phosphate synthase codes for the protein MISKGIKIKPARGRLGVVLPGMGAVSSTFIAGVEAVRRGLAKPIGSLTQMGTIRLGKRTERRVPAIKDFVPLASLKDLVFGGWDIFTEDVYSAGLNAGVLEKSLLDAVKPALKKIRPWPAAFDNYYVKRLHGPNVKKAANKMELAEQLQEDIINFKKKNKLDRVVMVWCGSTEIFLRKKPVHQTIASFEKGLAANDVAIAPSMIYAYAALKVGIPYANGAPNLSADIPALLQLANERCVPICGKDFKTGQTLMKTILAPGLKSRLLGLNGWFSTNILGNRDGEVLDDPESFKTKEESKLSVLSQILQPSVYPDLYSNFTHRVRINYYPPRGDNKEGWDNIDIFGWLGYPMQIKVDFLCRDSILAAPLVLDLVLFLDLAHRCGMKGIQEWLSFYFKSPMCAPELYPEHDLFIQLMKLKNTLRYLRGEEMITHLGLEYYD